The following proteins come from a genomic window of Lachnoclostridium phytofermentans ISDg:
- the eutA gene encoding ethanolamine ammonia-lyase reactivating factor EutA produces MREELLSVGIDIGTSTTQLVFSKLMIENIASNFSVPKVVIVDKEIVYRSEIYFTPLRSPTEIDGTKVKDIIEGEYRKAGIDKVQINTGAVIITGETARKENAKEVLTTLSGFAGDFVVATAGPDLESIISGKGAGAHVYSKELHTGVVNIDIGGGTSNLALFEHGEVKDTGCLDVGGRLIKIDKNSREITYLSEKMKELIKRKNLSLSIGTTATKENLQPILEAMVYALMQSVGLRPMNDDFSLFITHKEGEEKITFTCHETIKRGCPITSITFSGGVADYIYRTEGVADDFTYGDIGVLLGQAIKESPLCKELKVLKSVETIRATVVGAGTHTMEISGSTITYTTDMFPIKNLPILKLSKEEEESAKSMEQAVITKLNWFKLEGNLQKVAIAFEGCKTPSFVQVTEYAKGLIGGMAELMEQELPYIILVESDMAKVLGQTMYRMLEYKKDIICLDSIHVENGDYVDIGKPVAEGTVLPVVVKTLVFNK; encoded by the coding sequence ATGAGAGAAGAATTATTAAGTGTGGGAATCGATATTGGAACCAGTACAACGCAACTGGTTTTTTCGAAATTAATGATTGAAAATATTGCCTCCAACTTCTCTGTTCCCAAAGTGGTGATTGTAGACAAAGAAATTGTTTATCGAAGTGAAATTTATTTCACGCCGCTGCGTTCTCCAACGGAAATCGACGGAACTAAAGTGAAGGATATTATTGAAGGAGAATATAGAAAAGCTGGAATCGACAAAGTTCAGATCAATACAGGAGCAGTCATTATTACTGGAGAGACAGCCAGAAAGGAAAATGCAAAGGAAGTATTAACTACCTTAAGTGGTTTTGCAGGGGACTTTGTTGTAGCAACTGCAGGACCCGATTTGGAGAGTATTATTTCTGGTAAAGGTGCAGGAGCACATGTATATTCCAAAGAACTTCATACCGGTGTCGTAAATATTGATATAGGTGGAGGAACAAGCAATCTTGCTTTGTTTGAACATGGGGAAGTCAAAGATACTGGTTGCCTTGATGTAGGTGGACGTCTGATTAAGATTGATAAAAACTCTAGGGAAATCACTTATTTATCAGAGAAGATGAAAGAGTTAATTAAGAGAAAGAATTTATCTCTTTCTATAGGAACAACGGCAACAAAAGAAAACCTACAACCAATCCTAGAAGCGATGGTTTATGCCTTAATGCAGAGTGTTGGTTTAAGGCCAATGAACGATGATTTTTCATTGTTTATTACACACAAAGAGGGAGAAGAGAAAATTACATTTACCTGTCACGAAACAATAAAGAGAGGTTGCCCAATTACAAGCATAACATTTTCAGGTGGAGTAGCAGATTACATTTACCGAACAGAAGGGGTAGCGGATGATTTTACTTATGGAGATATCGGAGTCTTATTAGGACAAGCCATTAAAGAATCACCACTATGTAAAGAGCTTAAGGTACTAAAAAGCGTAGAAACAATTCGTGCAACCGTAGTTGGTGCAGGAACTCACACGATGGAGATCAGCGGAAGTACGATAACGTATACCACTGATATGTTTCCTATCAAAAACCTACCGATTTTAAAATTATCTAAAGAAGAGGAAGAGTCTGCGAAGAGCATGGAACAGGCTGTTATAACGAAATTGAATTGGTTTAAGTTAGAAGGCAATCTCCAAAAAGTTGCGATAGCTTTTGAGGGATGTAAAACACCTTCCTTTGTACAAGTTACCGAATATGCGAAAGGTCTTATTGGAGGAATGGCAGAATTAATGGAACAAGAGCTTCCCTATATCATATTAGTTGAAAGTGATATGGCAAAAGTTCTGGGGCAGACAATGTATCGAATGCTTGAATATAAAAAAGATATTATTTGCCTAGATAGTATTCATGTAGAAAATGGAGACTATGTTGATATTGGAAAACCGGTGGCAGAAGGTACCGTACTACCGGTTGTTGTAAAAACTTTGGTATTTAATAAATAG
- a CDS encoding EutP/PduV family microcompartment system protein, translating to MSSGKIIFMGRTGSGKTTLCQKLDALELKYKKTQSVELYDNAIDTPGEYMENRNFYRALIMTAVDAKLIAILGDPTVRDNYIPPAFAGTFAKEIIGIVTKVSIAGSEEDIKRVELELRQAGAQKIFRVDTVEEIGIEELFHYIHECIDN from the coding sequence ATGAGTAGTGGAAAAATTATATTTATGGGTAGGACCGGAAGTGGGAAGACAACACTATGTCAGAAGTTAGATGCACTGGAATTAAAGTATAAAAAAACACAATCAGTGGAGCTTTATGATAATGCAATTGATACCCCTGGGGAATATATGGAGAACCGGAATTTTTATCGAGCTCTAATTATGACAGCAGTGGACGCAAAATTAATAGCAATCTTAGGAGATCCAACGGTAAGGGATAACTATATACCTCCCGCATTTGCGGGAACCTTTGCGAAAGAAATCATCGGGATCGTGACCAAAGTTAGCATAGCAGGTTCTGAAGAGGATATTAAGAGAGTGGAATTGGAACTAAGACAGGCAGGTGCACAAAAAATCTTTCGTGTTGATACCGTTGAAGAGATCGGTATTGAAGAATTGTTCCATTATATCCACGAATGTATTGATAATTGA
- a CDS encoding BMC domain-containing protein, which produces MIQIDEKQRIVQEFVPGKQITLAHIIANPTVDIYQKLGLISDEINAIGIMTITPSEGAIVAADIATKASDIRLGFIDRFSGALVITGDVSSVESAIRDVVSVLSGQLLFTPAAITRT; this is translated from the coding sequence ATGATACAAATTGATGAGAAGCAAAGAATCGTTCAGGAGTTCGTGCCTGGTAAACAGATTACACTTGCCCATATTATTGCGAATCCAACTGTAGATATTTATCAGAAACTAGGCTTAATATCGGATGAAATCAATGCAATTGGGATCATGACTATAACACCCAGTGAGGGAGCTATCGTTGCTGCAGATATCGCTACCAAAGCATCGGATATAAGACTTGGATTTATAGACCGTTTCAGTGGAGCACTAGTAATAACCGGAGATGTTAGTTCTGTTGAATCAGCGATTCGTGATGTAGTATCTGTACTATCTGGACAACTTTTATTTACTCCTGCTGCAATTACAAGGACGTAA
- a CDS encoding 1-propanol dehydrogenase PduQ has translation MNTFELKTKVIFGQEALQYLQTLGQKKIFIVTDPFMVKSGMIDSITKYLAEGSFKVFSEIVPDPPMELVVKGVGEVTAFKPDVVVAVGGGSAIDAAKAIMHFSREIGKLDKMQFVAIPTTSGTGSEVTSFAVITDTEKGVKYPLVSDALIPDIAILEPNLVKSVPPAIVADTGMDVLTHALEAYVSTKATDFSDAFAEKAISLVFQYLLRSYENSEDIEAKERMHNASCIAGISFNLASLGLNHAIAHNIGGKLHVPHGRTNAILLPHVIEYNSNITGFTPKDYTEAAIKYAKIAKLIGVSGSTVRLSVKNLISEITKMMQRMKMPTKLQECNISTEVILKEKKAIAEGALKDSCIITNPRVASISDISEIIHKIS, from the coding sequence ATGAACACATTCGAATTGAAAACGAAAGTCATATTTGGACAGGAAGCTTTGCAATATTTGCAAACCCTGGGACAAAAGAAAATTTTTATCGTAACCGACCCGTTTATGGTGAAATCCGGAATGATTGATTCCATCACCAAATATTTAGCGGAAGGGTCTTTTAAAGTATTTAGCGAAATTGTACCTGATCCACCGATGGAATTGGTGGTAAAAGGAGTTGGGGAAGTCACAGCTTTTAAGCCTGATGTCGTAGTTGCGGTAGGTGGTGGTTCCGCGATTGATGCAGCGAAAGCAATCATGCATTTTTCTAGAGAAATAGGGAAGTTAGATAAAATGCAATTTGTAGCAATCCCAACAACAAGTGGAACCGGTTCGGAAGTAACCTCCTTTGCTGTCATTACAGATACAGAGAAAGGGGTTAAATATCCGTTAGTATCCGATGCTTTGATTCCGGATATAGCGATATTGGAACCAAATCTAGTAAAATCAGTACCTCCTGCGATTGTAGCAGATACGGGAATGGATGTTTTAACCCATGCATTAGAAGCTTATGTTTCGACCAAAGCAACTGATTTTTCAGATGCATTTGCAGAAAAGGCAATCTCTTTAGTATTTCAATATCTATTAAGATCTTATGAAAATTCGGAAGATATCGAAGCAAAAGAAAGAATGCATAATGCATCGTGCATTGCTGGAATTTCATTTAACCTAGCTTCCCTTGGTTTAAATCATGCAATAGCGCACAACATTGGCGGAAAACTTCATGTACCGCATGGAAGAACGAATGCTATTTTACTTCCGCATGTGATTGAATATAACAGTAACATTACTGGTTTTACGCCTAAAGATTATACGGAAGCAGCAATTAAATACGCAAAGATAGCAAAACTTATTGGTGTATCTGGTAGCACAGTAAGGTTAAGCGTTAAAAATTTAATTAGTGAGATTACAAAAATGATGCAGAGAATGAAAATGCCAACCAAACTACAAGAATGCAACATAAGTACGGAGGTTATTTTAAAAGAAAAGAAAGCGATTGCCGAAGGTGCACTTAAAGATTCTTGTATTATAACCAATCCACGTGTGGCTAGCATTTCAGATATTTCTGAAATCATTCATAAAATTTCATAA
- the gpmA gene encoding 2,3-diphosphoglycerate-dependent phosphoglycerate mutase, translated as MKLVLLRHGESEWNKENLFTGWMDVDLSETGKAEAASAGITLKQKGYDFDVCYTSYLKRAIHTLNLALDEMDRVWLPVVKSWKLNERHYGTLQGLNKSETAERYGEEQVKIWRRSYDIAPPLLKEEDERNPRFQEQYRQEKCEILPLGESLKDTIARVVPYYNEVILKDMMAGKRVLIAAHGNSLRALMKYLEDMSPEDILNVNLPTGIPLVYELDEEGKFISKEYLGDAEYVKAKIEKVSAQGKVTIE; from the coding sequence ATGAAATTAGTATTATTAAGACATGGCGAAAGTGAATGGAATAAGGAAAATTTATTTACTGGTTGGATGGATGTCGATTTGTCTGAAACTGGGAAAGCAGAAGCGGCCTCTGCAGGCATCACGCTGAAACAAAAGGGATATGATTTTGATGTCTGTTATACTTCTTACTTAAAACGTGCGATTCATACCTTAAACTTAGCGTTGGATGAGATGGACAGAGTATGGCTACCTGTCGTGAAAAGCTGGAAACTCAATGAGAGACATTATGGTACGTTACAAGGATTAAATAAATCAGAGACAGCAGAGAGATATGGAGAGGAACAGGTTAAAATCTGGAGACGTAGTTATGATATCGCACCACCTCTACTTAAAGAAGAAGACGAACGAAATCCAAGATTTCAAGAGCAATATAGACAAGAAAAATGTGAGATACTTCCTTTAGGAGAAAGCCTAAAAGATACTATTGCGAGAGTAGTTCCTTATTATAACGAAGTCATATTAAAAGATATGATGGCAGGAAAGAGAGTGTTAATAGCAGCACATGGTAATTCACTACGTGCACTGATGAAATATTTGGAAGATATGTCTCCAGAAGATATATTAAATGTTAATCTTCCTACTGGGATACCTTTGGTTTATGAACTTGATGAAGAAGGAAAATTTATTAGTAAAGAGTATCTTGGAGATGCAGAGTATGTAAAAGCTAAGATAGAAAAAGTATCTGCTCAAGGAAAGGTTACAATTGAATAA
- a CDS encoding AraC family ligand binding domain-containing protein, with the protein MKNAILHNLSEDNRRKIRMQQDTERFHRVVNGNYELVKYLPGSSIRIWYNVETTNFSTHWHPAFEIIIPLENTYTVKVSNEEYHLQPGDILIIPAGELHDLIAPNSGSRLICLFDSAIISKLNGFSYLMPYISQPILLSQDTHSQIYTEEANLLEKMCEEYFSDNNLRELAIYSHLLNFFVTLGRYRMNVENTFSYVHQTKQKELIDKLNIVFDYLDLHYMEDITLEKVANVAGFS; encoded by the coding sequence ATGAAGAACGCAATATTACATAATCTTAGTGAAGATAATCGCCGTAAAATTCGCATGCAACAAGATACGGAACGTTTTCATCGTGTAGTTAATGGAAACTATGAATTAGTCAAATATCTTCCCGGGTCTTCGATTCGAATTTGGTATAATGTTGAGACTACTAATTTTTCGACTCATTGGCACCCAGCATTTGAAATAATAATTCCGCTTGAAAATACGTACACGGTTAAGGTATCGAATGAAGAATATCATTTACAACCAGGTGATATTTTAATCATCCCTGCGGGCGAACTACACGATCTGATTGCACCAAACAGCGGCTCAAGACTAATATGCTTATTTGATTCCGCTATTATTTCTAAGTTGAATGGATTTTCCTACCTTATGCCATACATATCCCAACCTATTTTGCTGTCACAGGACACCCACTCACAAATATATACAGAAGAAGCAAACCTGTTAGAAAAGATGTGTGAAGAGTATTTTAGCGATAACAATCTTAGGGAATTGGCCATCTACTCTCACTTATTGAACTTTTTTGTTACGCTTGGAAGATATCGTATGAATGTAGAAAATACGTTTTCCTATGTACATCAAACAAAGCAAAAAGAACTTATTGACAAGTTAAACATCGTATTTGACTATTTGGATCTGCATTACATGGAAGATATCACTCTTGAAAAAGTTGCAAATGTTGCGGGTTTTTCTTAG
- a CDS encoding helix-turn-helix domain-containing protein has product MFKQCSGQNFYDFLSFKRIKSAEMLLLNPDLTITEIALQSGFSSLSTFNRTFKRTKNCTPTEYRDLCSKSSHPMGMNP; this is encoded by the coding sequence TTGTTTAAGCAGTGTTCTGGTCAAAATTTTTACGATTTTCTTAGTTTTAAACGTATCAAATCTGCTGAAATGCTTTTGCTAAACCCTGATTTAACAATTACAGAAATTGCATTACAATCTGGTTTTTCAAGTTTATCTACTTTCAATCGAACGTTTAAACGTACGAAAAACTGTACTCCAACTGAATACCGTGATCTTTGTAGTAAAAGTTCACATCCTATGGGGATGAATCCTTAA
- a CDS encoding type 2 periplasmic-binding domain-containing protein, whose protein sequence is MKKKVLSLVLCVAMVASLAACGNKGKDASNNNNPTAPAATKAPAATQVPEVKLGYEFGLETTFHSDEPVTYSMLFSDASWYPMVDRWETEGVFAKIKELTNVTLDVTKIDSGDYDQKKSLLINAGQSAYIIPKTYDESAFVDGGAVVAVSDWVQYMPNYTEFYDKYNMEADVKTIVRADNKYYRLPGMKESSLQDYTLLIRNDIFKAAGYDVAALEKDWTWDDLYDVLVGVKAYMVSKGMCKESDYIWSDLWCGNESGQGNGGNLLKLMGASYDVPSGWAVADGMQYDAATDKWYFASTSDNYKQFVTVANKYVAGGILDPETFTQDDVTANNKFYRGETAIISVNRSQYTAWHQGLDEGIGKGNYETYLTVYPRGNNKYTSENTRLENGVMIASKALKELGEDDFIKMLRFVDWLWYSDAGKTLAKWGVEGEHWNYVTDATTGLKVKALTENWFCGGLGIPATDDTKQKDLRLELGYAGGNFWYGGSNAQLTDNFTPVMQDYYARVAADRAIKPLNPSFARTEDENDQINLWKTPLIDNVNSCTLKFVTGQMNITNDWDAYVASCKNLNSEKLVDLYNDMYNRSK, encoded by the coding sequence ATGAAGAAAAAGGTTCTTAGTTTAGTTTTATGTGTAGCCATGGTAGCATCTTTGGCTGCATGCGGTAACAAGGGTAAAGACGCTTCAAACAACAATAATCCAACTGCACCGGCTGCAACAAAAGCACCAGCTGCAACACAAGTACCGGAAGTAAAATTAGGGTATGAATTTGGTTTAGAAACAACATTTCATTCAGATGAACCAGTTACATATTCCATGTTATTTAGTGATGCCAGTTGGTATCCAATGGTAGACAGATGGGAAACAGAGGGAGTATTTGCTAAGATTAAAGAATTAACTAATGTTACTTTAGACGTTACAAAAATTGATAGCGGTGATTATGATCAAAAGAAATCTCTTTTGATTAATGCAGGTCAGTCTGCATATATCATTCCTAAGACTTATGATGAATCCGCATTTGTTGACGGTGGCGCAGTAGTTGCAGTATCCGATTGGGTACAGTATATGCCTAACTATACGGAGTTCTATGATAAGTATAATATGGAAGCAGACGTTAAGACAATCGTTCGTGCAGATAATAAGTATTATCGTTTACCTGGTATGAAAGAAAGTTCTTTACAGGATTATACTCTCTTAATTCGTAACGATATCTTTAAGGCAGCTGGTTATGATGTTGCTGCTCTTGAAAAAGATTGGACATGGGATGATTTATATGATGTATTAGTTGGTGTTAAGGCTTATATGGTAAGCAAGGGTATGTGCAAAGAAAGTGATTATATCTGGTCAGACCTTTGGTGTGGAAATGAGTCAGGTCAAGGAAATGGTGGTAACCTTCTTAAATTAATGGGTGCTTCCTATGATGTTCCTTCTGGCTGGGCAGTAGCAGATGGTATGCAATATGATGCTGCAACAGATAAGTGGTATTTCGCATCAACATCAGATAACTACAAGCAATTTGTAACTGTTGCCAATAAATATGTTGCTGGTGGTATATTAGATCCTGAAACATTTACACAGGATGATGTTACTGCAAATAATAAATTCTATCGTGGTGAGACCGCTATTATCAGTGTTAACCGTTCTCAGTACACAGCATGGCATCAAGGTTTGGATGAAGGTATTGGCAAAGGAAATTACGAGACATATTTAACTGTATATCCTAGAGGAAACAATAAATATACTTCTGAAAACACTCGTCTTGAGAATGGTGTTATGATCGCAAGCAAGGCTTTGAAAGAACTTGGTGAAGATGATTTTATTAAGATGCTTCGTTTTGTTGACTGGTTATGGTACTCTGATGCTGGTAAAACACTTGCAAAATGGGGTGTTGAGGGTGAACATTGGAACTATGTAACAGATGCAACAACTGGACTTAAAGTAAAAGCTTTGACTGAGAATTGGTTCTGTGGAGGACTTGGTATACCTGCAACAGACGATACAAAGCAGAAGGATTTAAGACTTGAGCTTGGATATGCAGGTGGTAACTTCTGGTATGGTGGTAGCAATGCACAGTTAACTGATAACTTTACACCTGTTATGCAGGATTATTATGCAAGAGTTGCTGCAGATAGAGCAATTAAACCATTAAATCCTTCCTTCGCTAGAACGGAAGATGAAAATGATCAGATTAATCTTTGGAAGACTCCATTGATTGATAATGTTAACTCATGTACACTTAAGTTCGTGACTGGCCAAATGAACATCACAAATGATTGGGATGCTTATGTAGCAAGTTGTAAGAATTTAAATAGTGAAAAATTAGTTGACCTATACAATGATATGTATAACCGCTCAAAATAA
- a CDS encoding carbohydrate ABC transporter permease encodes MSVLISAKQNKKYVPSKIKESNSYKVFKVFNTILMIIISIATLYPFLYLVAQSFSSEAAIIKGQVSIFPVDFNLVTYKSVIAKGDFQRYYLNTVIYAVLGTIASLFTSSILAYPLSKPHLRLNKFFGPFIIFTMYFGGGLIPNYVLINNLGLRNTVAAFILPGLVGTYYVLLMRSFFANVPQELEEAGEIDGLSKFGVFFKIVLPLSKPIMATMTLFYMAGYWSNWFTAFLYLDSREKWPVAYYLRQIIIGASTSANPGAANAETMQIAANIKSCCMVLMAVPIICVYPFIQKYFVQGMMLGGVKE; translated from the coding sequence ATGTCAGTATTAATTAGTGCAAAACAAAATAAGAAATACGTTCCTTCTAAAATAAAAGAATCCAATAGTTATAAGGTATTCAAAGTTTTTAATACAATTCTTATGATTATTATATCGATAGCAACCTTGTATCCATTTCTTTATCTGGTTGCTCAATCATTTTCTTCAGAAGCAGCGATTATAAAAGGGCAAGTTAGTATATTTCCAGTAGATTTTAATCTTGTTACATATAAGTCAGTAATTGCAAAAGGGGATTTTCAGCGGTACTACTTGAATACGGTTATCTACGCAGTATTAGGCACAATAGCATCACTCTTTACTTCCTCTATACTAGCATACCCGTTGTCGAAACCTCATCTTAGATTAAACAAGTTTTTCGGTCCATTTATTATCTTTACTATGTATTTTGGTGGAGGTTTAATTCCGAACTACGTATTGATTAATAATCTTGGGCTTCGAAATACAGTGGCAGCCTTCATTCTTCCGGGATTAGTTGGAACTTATTATGTTCTTTTAATGAGATCTTTCTTTGCAAATGTTCCGCAAGAACTAGAAGAAGCAGGAGAAATAGACGGTTTATCGAAATTTGGTGTGTTCTTTAAAATTGTATTACCACTTTCAAAGCCAATTATGGCAACCATGACTTTGTTCTATATGGCTGGCTATTGGAGCAATTGGTTCACAGCATTTTTATATTTGGATAGTAGAGAAAAATGGCCAGTTGCTTATTATTTGAGACAGATTATTATCGGAGCATCAACATCTGCAAATCCTGGTGCAGCAAATGCAGAGACTATGCAAATTGCAGCCAATATCAAATCTTGTTGTATGGTGTTAATGGCAGTACCTATCATTTGTGTTTATCCTTTTATACAAAAGTACTTTGTACAAGGAATGATGCTTGGTGGTGTTAAGGAATAA
- a CDS encoding ABC transporter permease — protein MKKEQAAKTKKAKQEPLLRHIKRNWHLYAFLVIPVAYYVIFRYIPMFGNIIAFRRYRAGSNIFGDEWSGLKYFKQFMGDQSFWRAFKNTLTLNFSYLLIRFPATLIFALLLNEIRCLPWKKFVQTVSYLPHFISMVIVAGMVKELLSTNGPINKLLMSMGKETISFIALPQWFPTIFVGSGIWQGLGWGTILYLAAIAGISPSLYEAATVDGANRFKRVWHITLPCILPTITTLLILDIGGLVGSGGAFEKVFLLYNPMTYETADIVSTYVYRMGVGSGNYSYATAVGLFEGIINLVLLMTANIISKKTTESGLW, from the coding sequence ATGAAAAAAGAGCAAGCAGCAAAGACAAAAAAGGCAAAACAGGAACCGCTCTTAAGGCATATAAAGCGAAACTGGCATCTATATGCATTTCTGGTGATACCGGTTGCGTATTACGTAATTTTTCGGTATATTCCCATGTTTGGTAACATCATAGCGTTTCGTCGGTACCGAGCAGGAAGTAATATATTCGGTGATGAGTGGAGTGGATTAAAGTATTTTAAGCAGTTTATGGGGGATCAAAGTTTCTGGCGTGCATTTAAAAATACTTTAACCTTAAATTTTTCTTATTTATTGATACGATTTCCTGCGACCTTAATCTTTGCATTACTACTCAATGAGATACGATGTCTTCCATGGAAAAAGTTTGTTCAAACTGTATCTTACTTACCACACTTTATTTCCATGGTTATTGTAGCTGGTATGGTAAAAGAATTACTATCCACCAATGGTCCAATTAATAAGCTATTAATGTCCATGGGGAAAGAAACAATTTCATTTATCGCATTACCACAATGGTTTCCAACCATCTTTGTAGGATCTGGAATATGGCAAGGACTTGGGTGGGGAACTATATTATACTTAGCTGCGATTGCAGGAATTAGCCCTAGTCTATATGAAGCAGCTACAGTGGATGGAGCGAATCGTTTTAAACGGGTATGGCATATAACATTACCTTGTATCCTTCCAACAATAACAACACTATTAATTTTAGACATCGGTGGATTAGTTGGTTCAGGTGGTGCTTTTGAGAAAGTATTTTTGCTCTATAATCCAATGACTTATGAAACTGCTGATATCGTCTCTACCTATGTTTATCGAATGGGTGTTGGTTCTGGTAACTATAGTTATGCTACTGCAGTTGGTTTATTTGAGGGTATCATTAACCTGGTACTTCTCATGACAGCGAATATTATATCAAAGAAAACCACTGAAAGTGGACTTTGGTAA
- the mgrA gene encoding L-glyceraldehyde 3-phosphate reductase, translating to MSYIANENRYDRMEYYRSGKSGLKLPAVSLGLWHNFGSNGSFDNMKDMCKTAFDYGITHFDLANNYGPVAGGAEENFGRILATDFKPYRDELVISTKAGYYMWPGPYGDWGSRKYLISSIDQSLKRMGLEYVDIFYHHRPDPNTPLEETMLALDAIVKSGKALYVGISNYNKEQTEEAAAILRDLKCPFIINQRKYSLFDRTIEEDGLKSHAAKDGIGVIAFCPLAQGLLTDRYLDGIPKDSRIVTDGRFLKEGDITVERLNQIRALQNIAKERGQSLAQMALSWILRDGEVTSVLIGASRASQIEENVKIVGNTKFTDDELKQIENILK from the coding sequence ATGAGTTATATAGCAAATGAAAACCGATATGATCGTATGGAGTATTACCGCAGCGGGAAGAGCGGATTAAAACTACCAGCTGTTTCCCTTGGATTATGGCACAATTTTGGAAGCAACGGAAGTTTTGATAATATGAAGGATATGTGTAAAACAGCCTTTGATTACGGTATTACACATTTTGATTTGGCAAATAATTATGGACCGGTAGCAGGAGGTGCAGAAGAGAATTTCGGACGTATTTTAGCTACTGATTTTAAACCATATCGTGATGAGTTAGTAATTTCCACGAAAGCAGGTTATTATATGTGGCCAGGTCCTTATGGTGACTGGGGTTCAAGAAAATACTTAATTTCAAGTATTGATCAGAGTTTAAAACGCATGGGATTAGAATACGTTGATATCTTTTATCATCACAGACCAGATCCTAATACTCCACTAGAGGAAACTATGCTTGCTTTAGATGCTATAGTAAAAAGCGGAAAAGCTTTATATGTTGGTATCTCTAATTACAATAAAGAACAAACAGAAGAAGCAGCTGCAATCCTTCGTGATCTTAAGTGTCCATTTATAATTAATCAGCGAAAATATTCACTATTTGATCGAACCATTGAAGAGGATGGACTTAAGTCTCATGCAGCAAAAGACGGGATTGGGGTTATTGCATTTTGCCCATTAGCGCAAGGATTGTTAACAGATCGTTACCTTGATGGAATACCAAAGGACAGTAGAATAGTAACGGATGGCAGATTCCTAAAAGAAGGTGATATTACAGTAGAGAGGCTAAATCAAATAAGAGCATTACAAAACATAGCGAAAGAGCGTGGTCAAAGTCTTGCTCAGATGGCACTTTCCTGGATATTACGTGATGGTGAAGTAACCAGTGTTTTAATTGGAGCTTCAAGAGCATCTCAGATCGAAGAGAATGTCAAGATTGTTGGGAATACTAAGTTTACAGACGATGAATTAAAACAAATAGAAAATATTTTAAAATAA